One window of the Dermacentor andersoni chromosome 10, qqDerAnde1_hic_scaffold, whole genome shotgun sequence genome contains the following:
- the LOC126519183 gene encoding b(0,+)-type amino acid transporter 1-like, with translation MKLQNYMFIVKLGVLIAIVLTGIVWAFQVPLLLEKFSFSGRTTPRGVVEAFAVAMFNGAGSTPICCMAEEMSDPCRTIPRALLGGLFLVTAVHVFTNMAYFVVLDPGSLTATEATAATFTRLTWGTAGQFLVPIVVCVCTFGTMSCSCLTNVRLLMASARNKHMPEVFSLISMKTSLPVVSIFSRTCIAVAFTLTGSVGFLAKGFMAIVSVMNIMSILAMLKLRRTLKETSRGIRVPTFIILINLAILLTLVTAPLLGRSHVTEYIVTFGTMLLGFPAYFSFCALSQTNAATALFHFVQKLFQCVPCVPYRR, from the exons ATGAAATTGCAGAACTATATGTTTATTGTGAAGCTTGGAGTACTGATTGCCATCGTTTTAACGGGCATCGTGTGGGCCTTTCAAG TGCCGCTTCTGCTAGAGAAGTTCTCATTCAGCGGACGAACGACACCGAGGGGAGTCGTGGAAGCCTTCGCTGTGGCAATGTTCAACGGTGCCGGAAG TACGCCGATCTGCTGCATGGCCGAGGAGATGTCGGACCCCTGCCGAACAATCCCGAGGGCACTTTTGGGTGGTCTTTTCCTCGTTACTGCTGTGCACGTGTTTACCAATATGGCCTACTTCGTGGTCCTGGATCCGGGGAGCCTGACCGCAACTGAAGCGACTGCCGCAACATTTACACGACTGACGTGGGGAACCGCAGGACAATTCCTTGTGCCAATCGTCGTTTGCGTCTGTACGTTCGGGACGATGAGTTGCAGCTGCTTGACCAACGTTCGTCTCCTCATGGCATCCGCACGGAACAAGCATATGCCCGAAGTTTTCTCTCTCATATCAATGAAGACCTCACTTCCAGTGGTTTCCATATTCAGCAGGACGTGTATCGCGGTGGCATTCACCTTGACGGGCTCGGTGGGATTCCTTGCCAAAGGCTTTATGGCTATTGTTTCTGTCATGAATATCATGTCAATTTTAGCCATGCTCAAGCTACGCAGGACCCTCAAGGAAACATCGAGAGGCATCAGAGTTCCAACGTTCATCATACTTATAAACCTTGCCATCTTGTTGACCCTTGTGACCGCACCATTGCTGGGAAGAAGTCATGTCACGGAGTATATCGTGACATTTGGAACCATGCTGCTCGGATTTCCTGCGTACTTCTCTTTCTGCGCATTGAGTCAAACGAATGCAGCAACGGCTCTCTTCCACTTTGTTCAGAAACTTTTTCAGTGTGTACCGTGCGTTCCCTACAGGAGATAA